In a single window of the Mesorhizobium shangrilense genome:
- the cml gene encoding CmlA/FloR family chloramphenicol efflux MFS transporter, protein MPTFPVRPWTYTLPCALALLAPFNLLASLGMDIYLPVVPAMPGILGATPAMIQMTLTLYMVLLGVGQLLFGPISDRLGRRPVLIGGALVFAAASLGLAATSSAGLFLGLRLFQAIGASAMLVALFATIRDVYAEQPEGATIYSLMNAMLAFVPALGPIAGALIAEWFGWRGVFVALGIPALAMLVLVLPAWHETRAVSAGPRRMAFGKVLRSASFWAYTFTFGTAMGSFFVFFSTAPRVLIEKAGWSEITFSLGFATVAVAMIATTRFARRMIDRWGTAGSAMRGAALLLAGAGLLLAGALAGGPSLWTFVAPMWLVAVGIVVTTSVTANGALAEFGDIAGSAVGLHFCIQSIIVGVVGTAFVVALGGDTVWPLIANVATMSALTLMALFHISGKRQAVPRT, encoded by the coding sequence ATGCCCACTTTTCCGGTCCGTCCTTGGACCTACACGCTTCCCTGCGCGCTGGCGCTTCTGGCCCCCTTCAACCTTCTCGCCTCTCTAGGCATGGACATCTACCTGCCGGTCGTGCCGGCGATGCCGGGAATTCTCGGCGCCACGCCGGCGATGATCCAGATGACCCTGACCCTCTACATGGTCTTGCTCGGCGTAGGGCAGCTTCTGTTCGGGCCGATCTCGGACCGGCTGGGCCGCCGGCCCGTGCTGATCGGCGGCGCACTTGTCTTTGCGGCAGCCTCGCTCGGCCTCGCGGCGACATCCTCCGCAGGCCTGTTCCTCGGCCTTCGGCTCTTCCAGGCAATCGGCGCTTCGGCGATGCTTGTGGCGCTCTTCGCCACAATCCGGGACGTCTACGCGGAACAGCCGGAAGGCGCCACCATCTACAGCCTGATGAACGCCATGCTGGCCTTCGTACCGGCGCTCGGACCGATAGCCGGCGCGCTGATCGCCGAATGGTTCGGCTGGCGCGGCGTCTTCGTCGCGCTCGGCATTCCTGCGCTGGCGATGCTCGTGCTGGTGCTTCCCGCCTGGCATGAGACACGGGCGGTGAGCGCAGGGCCACGCAGGATGGCATTCGGCAAGGTTCTGCGCAGCGCGTCCTTCTGGGCCTATACCTTCACGTTCGGTACAGCCATGGGCTCGTTCTTCGTGTTCTTTTCCACCGCGCCGCGCGTCTTGATCGAGAAGGCCGGCTGGTCGGAAATCACCTTCAGCCTTGGCTTTGCGACGGTAGCGGTCGCCATGATAGCGACCACGCGCTTCGCGAGGCGCATGATCGATCGCTGGGGAACGGCCGGCAGCGCCATGCGGGGCGCCGCGCTGCTGCTCGCCGGCGCTGGCCTGCTGCTTGCTGGCGCGCTGGCGGGCGGGCCTTCGCTCTGGACGTTCGTCGCCCCCATGTGGCTGGTTGCCGTCGGCATCGTCGTGACGACGTCCGTCACCGCGAACGGAGCGCTGGCCGAGTTCGGCGACATCGCGGGCTCGGCGGTCGGCCTGCACTTCTGCATCCAGAGCATCATTGTCGGTGTGGTGGGGACGGCGTTCGTCGTCGCCCTTGGCGGCGATACCGTGTGGCCGCTGATCGCCAATGTCGCAACCATGTCGGCGCTCACACTGATGGCGCTGTTCCACATCAGCGGCAAAAGGCAGGCGGTCCCGCGCACCTGA